The proteins below are encoded in one region of Telopea speciosissima isolate NSW1024214 ecotype Mountain lineage chromosome 10, Tspe_v1, whole genome shotgun sequence:
- the LOC122643858 gene encoding DNA (cytosine-5)-methyltransferase 1-like: protein MSSIGMRRARSKTKTAPVKPTVDETCDDSENSPIDMELSDDENYAEKQKAQEEEAISSGASRPVKKAKKDVSSGESRLYGKPVPETEARDLWPHRYKDAGDDEGPDYIGRIVELFETEDRKPYFTAQWFFKAEDTVINDHASLIDNKRVFYSEMRDDNPLDCIVSKLRIVQVSPDITMGKIERTLPPCDFYYDMSYSMAYSTFANISTENSKASTETSSTISTDTSLDGTTDECKSDAEMTLLDLYSGCGAMSTGLCLGANLSGVNLVTKWAVDFNEFACESLKLNHPETEVRNETAKDFLELLKEWEKLCKNFSLFGKEKVPISKDDEDEVEDEDEDEEDTSTNHEEDFEVGRLLGICFGDPNKIKKRGLYFRVRWKGYGPSEDTWEPIEGLSNCQERIKDFVTNGVKSKILPLPGDVDVICGGPPCQGISGFNRFRNKDNPLADSKNHQLVIFMDIVNFLEPKFVLMENVVDILKFAGGFLGKYAVGRLVAMNYQARLGMMVAGCYGLPQFRMRVFLWGARRSEKLPQYPLPTHEVVVRGNCPTNFEQNVVAYDEQNPCKLEKALHLEDAISDLPSVPNDETRDEMPYGKAPKTDFQRYIRLSRNELMGAASTGQEAPSTLQKALLFDHRPLKLNDDDYQRVCHIPKHKGANFRDLPGVLVRPDKKVEWDPSVERVYLPSGKPLVPDYAMTFVSGSSSKPFGRLWWDEIVSTVVTRAEPHNQVLLHPQQDRVLTIRENARLQGFPDYHKLCGPIKERYKQVGNAVAVPVARALGYALGLAYQGNTDERPTLTLPPKFPNLLQRVSSSIEINDSNCSSKDE from the exons ATGTCGTCGATCGGAATGCGGCGGGCTAGGTCGAAGACTAAGACAGCACCGGTGAAGCCCACGGTGGATGAAACTTGTGACGATTCAGAGAATAGTCCAATCGATATGGAGCTGTCAGATGACGAGAATTATGCAGAGAAGCAGAAGGCGCAGGAGGAGGAAGCGATCTCTTCCGGAGCTTCTCGTCCAgtaaagaaagcaaagaaagatGTGTCGAGTGGTGAAAGCCGCTTATACGGAAAACCTGTTCCAGAGACGGAAGCTCGAGATCTTTGGCCTCACAGATACAAAGATGCG GGCGATGACGAAGGGCCTGATTACATTGGTAGAATTGTTGAATTGTTTGAAACTGAAGACAGAAAACCATATTTTACCGCCCAATGGTTTTTCAAAGCCGAAGATACT GTCATCAATGATCATGCCAGTCTAATTGACAATAAGCGGGTTTTCTATTCTGAAATGAGGGACGACAACCCACTTGACTGTATTGTTTCTAAGCTAAGAATTGTACAAGTTAGTCCAGAT ATAACGATGGGGAAAATAGAGAGAACCTTGCCTCCCTGTGACTTTTATTATGATATGTCGTACTCGATGGCTTATTCAACATTTGCAAACATATCCACAG AAAATTCAAAAGCCAGTACTGAAACATCGTCAACAATTTCTACCGATACCAGTTTAGATGGTACAACAGATGAATGCAAGTCTGATGCTGAGATGACATTACTAGATTTATATTCTGGCTGTGGTGCCATGTCAACTGGTTTATGCCTTGGTGCTAACTTGTCAGGAGTAAACCTTGTTACT AAATGGGCCGTTGATTTTAATGAATTTGCTTGTGAAAGCCTGAAGTTGAACCACCCTGAAACTGAG GTGCGGAATGAAACTGCAAAAGACTTTTTGGAATTGCTGAAGGAATGGGAAAAGCTATGCAAGAACTTCTCTTtgtttggaaaagaaaaagtaccAATTTccaaagatgatgaagatgaagttgaagatgaagacgaagatgaagaagatacGTCCACGAATCATGAAGAAGACTTTGAAGTGGGAAGGTTGCTTGGCATTTGCTTTGGTGACCCAAATAAAATCAAGAAACGTGGATTATATTTCAGG GTTCGATGGAAGGGCTATGGACCAAGTGAGGACACATGGGAGCCTATTGAAGGGCTTAG CAATTGCCAAGAACGAATAAAAGACTTTGTGACTAATGGTGTCAAATCAAAAATCTTACCGCTTCCT GGTGATGTTGATGTCATATGTGGAGGGCCTCCTTGCCAAGGCATTAGTGGGTTTAATCGTTTTAGAAACAAGGATAATCCTTTGGCGGACTCCAAAAACCACCAATTGGTTATATTTATGGACATTGTCAACTTTTTGGAACCCAAGTTTGTTTTGATGGAAAATGTAGTTGACATTTTGAAGTTTGCTGGTGGTTTTCTTGGAAAATATGCCGTTGGTCGTCTTGTTGCTATGAATTATCAGGCAAGGTTGGGAATGATGGTAGCTGGCTGCTATGGGCTTCCTCAGTTCCGCATGCGTGTATTCTTATGGGGTGCTCGTCGTAGTGAG AAGTTGCCTCAATACCCATTGCCAACCCATGAAGTTGTTGTTAGAGGAAACTGCCCAACCAATTTTGAG CAAAATGTTGTTGCATATGATGAGCAAAACCCTTGCAAACTAGAAAAAGCACTTCATCTAGAGGATGCCATTTCTGACCTTCCCTCA GTACCTAATGATGAAACTCGAGATGAAATGCCATATGGGAAGGCCCCTAAAACAGATTTTCAGCGCTACATAAGATTAAGTCGAAACG AGTTGATGGGTGCTGCTAGTACTGGCCAAGAGGCACCAAGCACATTGCAAAAGGCCTTGCTATTTGATCATCGTCCTTTAAAATTGAATGATGATGATTATCAACGGGTTTGCCATATTCCAAAGCATAAG GGTGCAAATTTTAGGGATCTTCCTGGTGTGTTGGTTCGTCCGGATAAGAAAGTTGAGTGGGACCCATCTGTTGAAAGGGTGTATCTACCTTCAGGAAAGCCATTG GTACCTGATTATGCAATGACTTTTGTGAGTGGCTCATCATCTAA GCCATTTGGTCGATTGTGGTGGGATGAAATTGTGTCAACAGTTGTCACGAGGGCCGAACCACACAATCAG GTATTGTTGCACCCACAGCAAGACAGAGTGCTAACAATTCGTGAAAATGCACGTCTGCAAGGGTTCCCAGACTACCACAAGCTTTGTGGACCTATCAAAGAAAG ATATAAACAAGTAGGGAATGCTGTTGCTGTCCCAGTTGCTCGGGCTTTAGGGTATGCATTGGGCCTAGCATACCAAGGAAACACAGATGAACGACCCACACTCACCCTACCACCCAAATTTCCAAACCTTCTTCAGCGGGTGTCATCATCAATTGAAATTAATGACTCTAATTGTTCAAGTAAGGATGAATAA
- the LOC122641844 gene encoding troponin C, isoallergen Bla g 6.0301-like, whose product MSVIVISGPTLTEFVQDKEAFDKCVNEQFMNLDTDGDGVLSRSELSKGFNCLLSLGNDLGTEEEIKGLYDIIFDKFDADRSGTVDRDEFQSEMKEILLAMARGIGDIPLQVALENDSFLMRAAQHELAKKR is encoded by the coding sequence ATGAGCGTAATCGTGATCAGTGGCCCAACATTGACGGAATTCGTCCAAGACAAAGAAGCCTTCGATAAATGCGTGAACGAGCAGTTCATGAATCTTGACACCGATGGAGATGGAGTCCTATCACGCTCGGAGCTTAGTAAAGGATTTAATTGCCTATTGTCACTAGGGAACGATTTGGGGACCGAGGAGGAGATCAAAGGCCTCTACGATATTATCTTCGACAAGTTTGATGCTGATCGTAGTGGAACCGTCGATCGTGATGAGTTTCAATCCGAAATGAAGGAAATCTTGCTTGCCATGGCCCGTGGGATCGGCGACATTCCTCTGCAAGTGGCCCTGGAGAATGATAGTTTCCTCATGAGGGCTGCTCAGCACGAATTAGCTAAAAAGagataa